In the Campylobacter showae genome, one interval contains:
- a CDS encoding tetratricopeptide repeat protein, with amino-acid sequence MRKILIFLLPIWLFGTSCEEAIELSAEEFIKPDRNATATALASERAVQICLAEYGEEHESTIIALNNSGSFFMFAGEPQKALAAYERSLKILQKGLGKEHKALAKPYHGVAIAQSALGRYDEAIANFGAAIRCYELGGEKMQKDLMSCYAGLGDTLYKMGDFNGAYVKHAVAFRIYEEVFGADSVNLLRAKYYALMAGDLAGLGNKTEALQNYEKALKVANKILEKSSDKHAKSLKAEVEAKIKEL; translated from the coding sequence ATGCGTAAAATTTTAATTTTTCTGCTACCGATTTGGCTATTTGGGACGAGCTGCGAGGAGGCGATAGAGCTTAGCGCCGAAGAGTTTATTAAGCCCGACCGCAACGCCACGGCTACTGCGCTAGCGAGTGAAAGGGCGGTGCAAATTTGCCTGGCTGAGTACGGCGAAGAGCATGAGAGCACGATCATAGCATTAAATAACTCGGGTAGCTTTTTTATGTTTGCGGGCGAGCCGCAAAAGGCGCTCGCAGCCTATGAGCGCTCGCTAAAAATTTTACAAAAAGGGCTCGGCAAAGAGCACAAAGCGCTAGCAAAGCCCTATCACGGCGTAGCTATCGCACAGTCGGCATTGGGGAGATACGATGAGGCGATAGCGAATTTCGGCGCAGCCATCAGATGCTACGAGCTAGGCGGCGAGAAGATGCAAAAAGATCTGATGAGCTGCTACGCGGGGCTCGGCGATACGCTCTATAAAATGGGCGATTTTAATGGCGCATACGTAAAACATGCCGTTGCGTTTAGAATTTACGAAGAGGTTTTCGGCGCAGATAGCGTAAATTTACTGCGAGCCAAGTACTATGCGCTGATGGCTGGCGATCTAGCGGGACTCGGCAATAAAACGGAGGCGCTGCAAAACTACGAAAAAGCCCTTAAAGTCGCGAATAAAATTTTAGAAAAAAGCAGCGATAAACACGCAAAAAGCCTAAAAGCAGAGGTGGAAGCGAAGATAAAAGAGTTGTAA